From the genome of Vicia villosa cultivar HV-30 ecotype Madison, WI linkage group LG2, Vvil1.0, whole genome shotgun sequence, one region includes:
- the LOC131649167 gene encoding GEM-like protein 7, with protein MQTSLLHELVVPIIHDQFQKSDNRYLLDSASHPCQYPSKHQSKCRASSNQKKRSRKADINSETSARLGTNISETIKRKLSLGARILQVGGEEKMFMKYFSVIVGERLLKVCHCYLSTTSGPLAGLLFISTEKVAFCSDRSIKVFNQKGQMCRIRYKVVIPAKKIKCVSQSQNVEKPTQKYINIVTMDNFDFWFMGVFKYQKTIKYLEQAISQV; from the exons ATGCAGACATCACTTCTTCACGAGCTAGTTGTTCCAATCATACATGACCAGTTTCAAAAGTCGGATAACAGATACTTACTTGATTCTGCCTCTCATCCATGTCAATATCCATCTAAACATCAAAGCAAAT GTAGAGCAAGTTCTAACCAAAAAAAGCGCAGCAGGAAGGCAGATATTAATTCTGAAACTTCAGCGAGACTTGGGACAAACATATCTGAAACTATAAAAAGGAAGTTGAGCTTAGGAGCAAGAATTCTTCAAGTGGGCGGAGAGGAGAAAATGTTCATGAAATATTTTAGTGTGATCGTGGGGGAGAGGCTGTTGAAAGTTTGCCATTGTTATCTGTCGACCACATCTGGCCCTCTAGCTGGTCTCCTCTTCATATCCACTGAAAAGGTTGCCTTTTGCAGTGACAGATCAATAAAAGTGTTTAATCAGAAAGGTCAAATGTGTAGGATACGCTATAAG GTTGTCATTCCAGCGAAGAAGATAAAGTGTGTGAGTCAAAGTCAAAATGTTGAGAAACCAACACAGAAGTACATTAATATCGTTACAATGGATAATTTTGATTTCTGGTTTATGGGTGTCTTCAAATATCAGAAAACTATAAAATATCTCGAGCAAGCAATTTCACAAGTTTAG
- the LOC131649166 gene encoding GEM-like protein 4: MQTSLLHELIVGTPIIQNQFQKSNNRYLLDSASHQYRYPSKDLRKSRVVSSNQKKRSRKADSNSEISVTNISETIKRKLSLGARILQVGGVEKVFMKYFSMIEGERLLKVCHCYLSTTSGPLAGLLFISTEKVAFCSERSIKVFNKKGQMCRIHYKVSIPVKKIKSVRQSENVEKPRQKYINIVTVDNFDFWLMGVSKYHKTYKYLEQATSQAMIYSSKQ, encoded by the exons ATGCAGACCTCACTTCTTCACGAGCTAATTGTTGGAACTCCAATCATACAAAATCAGTTTCAAAAATCGAATAACAGATACTTGCTCGATTCAGCCTCTCATCAATATCGATATCCATCCAAAGATCTAAGAAAAA GTAGAGTAGTAAGTTCTAACCAGAAAAAGCGCAGCAGGAAGGCCGATAGTAATTCTGAAATTTCAGTGACAAACATATCTGAAACTATAAAGAGAAAGTTAAGCTTAGGGGCTCGAATTCTTCAAGTGGGTGGAGTGGAGAAAGTGTTCATGAAGTATTTTAGTATGATCGAGGGGGAGAGGCTGTTGAAAGTTTGCCATTGTTATCTGTCGACCACATCTGGCCCTCTAGCTGGTCTCCTCTTCATCTCCACTGAAAAGGTTGCCTTTTGCAGTGAGAGATCAATAAAAGTGTTTAATAAGAAAGGGCAAATGTGTAGGATCCACTATAAG GTTTCCATTCCAGTGAAGAAGATAAAGAGTGTGAGGCaaagtgaaaatgttgagaaGCCAAGACAGAAATACATAAATATAGTTACAGTTGACAACTTTGATTTCTGGCTAATGGGTGTATCAAAATATCACAAGACTTATAAATATCTCGAACAGGCAACTTCTCAAGCAATGATATACAGCAGCAAGCAATGA
- the LOC131648563 gene encoding F-box/kelch-repeat protein At3g23880-like, with protein MAKTTPPLLQRKQCQPTLTSLHLPFHLVEQEILCKLPEIPTSPTTTSACQPPAMTASSAHITMSIYSLRESLNKRISYANRASTCDGIMCFKIDNSSALLCNPFIRKFKILPPLSFSDQGYFETLYTLYTLVYDRFTNKYKIIAVYTRKKEVHVHTLGTDYWRRIQDYPGPHLIGRARSGTFVNDFVNWLTHESDSCAQYIVSLDLEKESYQKLSLPVFDVHFTTSCVTTLGTLRGCLSLFCYRDMFCDV; from the coding sequence ATGGCAAAAACGACACCGCCGCTTCTACAGAGGAAACAATGTCAACCAACCCTAACATCACTGCATCTCCCGTTCCATCTGGTGGAACAAGAAATACTGTGTAAACTACCAGAGATTCCAACTTCGCCAACAACCACCTCCGCTTGTCAGCCTCCCGCCATGACCGCCAGCTCCGCACACATTACTATGTCCATCTACTCTCTACGTGAGTCTCTTAATAAAAGAATATCATATGCTAATAGAGCTTCCACTTGTGACGGCATCATGTGTTTCAAGATAGATAATTCTTCGGCTCTCTTGTGTAATCCTTTTATTCGAAAATTCAAAATTTTGCCTCCTTTATCATTTTCAGACCAAGGATACTTTGAAACCTTATATACATTATATACATTAGTGTACGATCGTTTCACCAATAAATATAAGATTATTGCGGTTTATACTAGAAAAAAAGAAGTCCATGTTCATACTTTGGGTACTGATTATTGGAGAAGGATTCAGGACTATCCAGGTCCTCACCTCATTGGTAGGGCTAGATCGGGAACGTTTGTGAATGACTTTGTTAATTGGTTGACACATGAGTCTGATAGTTGTGCACAATACATTGTTTCTCTTGATTTGGAGAAAGAGTCGTATCAAAAGCTTTCACTGCCCGTCTTTGACGTGCATTTCACAACTTCTTGTGTTACTACCTTAGGGACATTGAGGGGTTGTTTGTCTCTCTTCTGTTACAGGGACATGTTTTGTGATGTTTAG
- the LOC131645875 gene encoding putative GEM-like protein 8 encodes MKTSFLNELLNGIYISSIYPTGKSSTRYLLDSSSICNKSITKSKQGKFNSVMTKMNIFGRKGDGLAHGVREHVRLGPKITETVKGKLKLGARILQVGGVEKVFMQLFSVKDGEKLLKASHCYISTTSGPIAGLLFISTHKVAFCSDKSIKTTSPKGELIRVQYKVSIPHEKIEQVNRSQNVMKPSEKYIEIVTMDGFDFWFMGFFNYRKALRYLQQALSQSQREKL; translated from the exons ATGAAAACCTCATTTCTTAATGAGTTACTTAATGGAATTTATATCTCCTCTATTTACCCAACCGGGAAGTCGTCAACGAGATACTTGCTTGATTCTTCTAGCATATGCAACAAATCCATCACAAAATCAAAGCAAG GTAAATTCAATTCTGTTATGACAAAGATGAACATATTTGGGAGAAAGGGTGATGGTTTGGCACATGGAGTCCGAGAGCATG TAAGACTGGGACCAAAGATAACAGAAACGGTAAAAGGGAAATTAAAGTTGGGAGCAAGAATTCTTCAGGTTGGTGGAGTAGAGAAAGTGTTTATGCAACTTTTTAGTGTTAAAGACGGAGAGAAGCTATTGAAAGCTTCACATTGCtacatatcaaccacatcaggtCCTATAGCTGGTCTCCTCTTCATATCAACTCACAAAGTTGCTTTCTGTAGTGACAAATCCATCAAGACCACTTCTCCCAAAGGAGAACTAATTAGAGTCCAATATAAG GTCTCTATTCCACATGAAAAGATAGAGCAGGTCAACCGAAGTCAAAATGTGATGAAACCTTCAGAAAAGTACATAGAAATAGTCACCATGGATGGTTTCGACTTCTGGTTTATGGGATTTTTTAATTACCGAAAAGCTTTAAGATATCTCCAGCAGGCTCTCTCTCAATCTCAGAGAGAGAAGTTGTAG